The DNA region CAGCGACCTGCACCTCGATTCAGGGATAGAGATCCTCAACCCGGATCTTAGCATTACGACTCTCGACAAGGGTACCGTCTTCGATGCCGAGCTCCTTATCCGGAAAGGGAAAGGGTATGTCCCGGCAGAACTCAACAAGGAAGAAGGTCTCCCGATTGATATGCTTGCGATAGACTCTGTCTTCAGCCCTATCCAGAAGGTCAACGTTACCGTCGAAAAGGCGAGGGTCGGAAGGGCGACCGATTATGACAGACTCGTGGTAGAGATATGGACGGACGGGGGGATAAATCCCCAGAACGCTATCTCCCAGGCGGCCTCTATCATTATGGATTACATGGACTTTTTTATCTTTGAAGAGGCGGAAGAAGGCGAGGAATTTGAGGCCGGTGAAAGTTCCGCGATGGCTATGGCGTCAGGAGTCGGTGATCCTGCAGTCAATGAGAATCTCTCGAAGAGCGTCGATGAACTCGAGCTTTCCGTCCGCGCGTCGAATTGCCTGAAGAATGCCCAGATAAAGACGATTTCAGAACTGGTTCAGAAGACTGAGCATGAGATGCTGAAGACAAAGAATTTCGGACGCAAGTCCCTTAACGAGATTAAGGAAGTGCTTCATTCCATGGGGCTGCGCCTCGGCATGAGGCTCGATCTGGATTCACTGAAATAACGATATGCAGGTTGGTGGAGGTAGAGACAGGCATGCGACATAGAGTTTCCGGCAGATTATTCGGGAGGACGGCAAATCAGAGGAAGGCGCTCTTGAAAGGCCTTATGGCCTCCTTGTTTGAGCATCAGCGGATAGAGACGACCCTCGCGAAAGCCAAAGAAGTGAAGAAACTGGCAGAAAGGGTCGTGACCTTGGGGA from Thermodesulfovibrionales bacterium includes:
- a CDS encoding DNA-directed RNA polymerase subunit alpha, with amino-acid sequence MDLRKKGFQLPDKIRFDEETLTDTYGKLVAEPFERGFGITIGNALRRVLLSSIEGAAVTAVKMRGALHEFSSLTGIKDDVLDIILNIKKLRFKMHGDGKKVVTVKVNGPREVKGSDLHLDSGIEILNPDLSITTLDKGTVFDAELLIRKGKGYVPAELNKEEGLPIDMLAIDSVFSPIQKVNVTVEKARVGRATDYDRLVVEIWTDGGINPQNAISQAASIIMDYMDFFIFEEAEEGEEFEAGESSAMAMASGVGDPAVNENLSKSVDELELSVRASNCLKNAQIKTISELVQKTEHEMLKTKNFGRKSLNEIKEVLHSMGLRLGMRLDLDSLK